The following are encoded together in the Apis mellifera strain DH4 linkage group LG4, Amel_HAv3.1, whole genome shotgun sequence genome:
- the LOC100576498 gene encoding uncharacterized protein LOC100576498: protein MNTMIRSWILCSLFLLGYIQECWQLTIKGVNIPSTVKAKDTDYVILDCDYDLEDTPSNGLVVKWFFNANEVAYQWIYGRDPLAGDITRKYVDLKYKASDNPYTTYRAMKLNKPGIDLSGEYKCVISTFADEQSASASMLVYSTEDRFDLTYKKKTIDDKNGIEITCMAEGLYPQPTLDISIEDVPEKQTKPTITLRADGLYDILSRTILLDENLPEAAIVKCLLGIPKVNYISHKAVYYPGNFVSQLSINFLLVIIQMALINIFN from the exons aatgcTGGCAACTCACAATAAAAGGCGTGAACATACCATCAACGGTGAAAGCCAAAGACACCGATTATGTAATTCTGGATTGCGACTACGATCTCGAAGATACGCCGAGCAACGGATTAGTGGTAAAATGGTTCTTCAACGCGAACGAAGTGGCCTACCAATGGATATACGGTAGGGACCCTCTGGCCGGAGATATTACGCGGAAGTACGTTGACTTGAAGTATAAAGCTAGCGACAATCCATACACTACGTACCGAGCCATGAAATTGAACAAGCCCGGTATCGATCTTAGTGGCGAGTACAAATGTGTCATATCCACTTTCGCGGATGAGCAGTCTGCAAGTGCTTCCATGCTTGTATATT CAACGGAAGATAGATTCGATCTTACGTATAAGAAGAAAACTATAGACGATAAAAATGGGATAGAGATAACGTGTATGGCAGAAGGACTATATCCACAACCCACTCTAGATATATCTATTGA GGATGTCCCGGAAAAGCAAACAAAACCTACCATTACACTACGGGCCGATGGACTATACGACATCTTATCACGAACGATCTTACTTGATGAAAATTTACCTGAAGCAGCGATTGTCAAATGCTTGCTTGGTATACCAAAGGTGAACTACATTTCTCATAAAGCTGTCTACTATCCCG GAAATTTCGTTAGTCAATTGTCAATTAACTTCCTTCTAGTCATAATCCAAATGGCACTAatcaacatatttaattaa